A single window of Thermoanaerobaculia bacterium DNA harbors:
- the folP gene encoding dihydropteroate synthase, with protein sequence MGVVNVTPDSFSDGGRFLAPQSAIDQALRLIEEGADLIDLGAESTRPGGSVYGAGAQEVEAREELARLLPVLSGLRRQSPIPISVDTRKALVARAALDAGADLLNDVSGLEDPETATLAARTGCPVVLMHHQGIFQRPWSADEGRVSETPGTLGPAGAGGRLVEQVRAGLAAMLARALAAGCRREQIVLDPGLGFGKLGRQNLELLGRLGDPAGLAALGRPILVGASRKSFLASASAARHAAPPPPPAERLPESLAAAAWAAAGGAAILRVHDVGATRRFLAAWTAIDDCGTTAGNADREEIPA encoded by the coding sequence ATGGGTGTCGTCAACGTCACGCCGGACTCGTTCAGCGACGGTGGCCGGTTCCTCGCCCCGCAGAGCGCCATCGACCAGGCCCTCCGTCTGATCGAGGAGGGCGCCGATCTCATCGACCTGGGGGCCGAGTCGACCCGTCCCGGCGGCAGCGTCTACGGCGCGGGCGCGCAGGAGGTCGAGGCTCGCGAGGAGCTCGCGCGCCTGCTGCCAGTGCTTTCTGGCCTGCGGCGGCAGAGCCCGATTCCGATCTCCGTCGACACCCGCAAGGCTCTGGTGGCCCGCGCGGCCCTCGACGCCGGCGCCGACCTCCTCAACGACGTATCGGGCCTCGAAGACCCGGAGACCGCAACGCTCGCCGCGCGCACCGGCTGTCCAGTGGTGCTGATGCACCATCAGGGCATCTTCCAGCGCCCATGGTCGGCGGACGAGGGGCGGGTCTCTGAAACGCCGGGAACGCTCGGGCCGGCCGGAGCGGGCGGGCGGCTCGTCGAGCAGGTCCGTGCGGGCCTCGCCGCCATGCTCGCTCGCGCGCTCGCCGCCGGCTGCCGCCGGGAGCAGATCGTGCTCGACCCGGGACTCGGTTTCGGCAAGTTGGGTCGGCAGAATCTCGAGCTCCTCGGCCGCCTGGGCGACCCGGCGGGCCTCGCCGCGCTCGGCAGGCCGATCCTCGTCGGCGCGAGCCGCAAGAGCTTTCTCGCCAGCGCGTCTGCCGCCCGGCACGCAGCCCCCCCACCGCCGCCCGCGGAGCGCCTGCCCGAGAGCCTGGCGGCTGCGGCCTGGGCGGCGGCCGGCGGGGCCGCGATCCTGCGCGTGCACGACGTCGGCGCGACGCGCCGCTTCCTCGCCGCCTGGACGGCGATCGACGACTGCGGCACGACCGCAGGGAACGCCGATCGCGAGGAGATCCCGGCATGA